The DNA sequence TCAATGAGTTTCACTACGATAACGCGGGAACCGACGTAAACGAATTCGTAGAAATTGCTATCGCTAATACTTACGACGGTGCGGTTGATGCCATCACACTAACCCTGTACAATGCCAGTAATGGTGCGGCCTACGATTCCTATACCTTGGCAGATACAGACTTTATTGAAGGTGATGATGACGGCACCTTTACTTACTATTCTATTGTATTACCTTCTAATGGTATCCAAAATGGCGCTCCCGACGGGTTGGCGCTTTCTTGTGACGGTGACTTGATCGAATTTCTCAGTTACGAAGGTGTTTTCACCGCAATTGACGGTCCAGCGGTAGATATCGAGAGTACTGATGTGGGCGTTGCCGAATCTGGCGACACCCCGGAAGAAGGCTCCCTCCAACTGATCAATGGCGTTTGGGTAGCAACCTGCCAAAACACCATCGGTGCTGCTAATGAGAACATTCCTTGCTGCGATATTACTTTCGATGAATTCATCATTGTTGACGAATCGTGTGTCGGCGAAGGCGATGGTAGCATCACCGTAATGGCTTCTTGCCTTACCTGCGACGGTATCCTCTATTCTTTCGATGGTGGCGAAACCTTTAGTACCGAAAACACGGCTAGCGGTCTGGCAGAGGACTGCTATACTGTAATGATCCAAGCCGTGGGCGTTGATGATTGTGAAGTTTCACGCGTCCTCATCGTGGAGAATGACAACCCTACAGTGATCCCGCAAATCGAAGAATTAAGCTTTGTTCGCGAAGCCATGCTGGAATTGGCCGGTGCAGAAATTGTAGCTTATATTCCTGACAACAATACCGCCGCCGTCACCAGTGGTGATGGGCTTCAATTAGTCGACCTCAGTGACCCTAGCGCACCTGGTTTGATAATGACTATCGCTCCTACCAGCCTAGGCTTTTCTAACGACGAAGTGTCAAGCACGGCCTACAGCAATGGTATCATCGCTGCTGCCGTTCCTAATGATAACACCCAAATGCCGGGTGACATCCTCTTCTTTGATGTGGACGGTAACTTCCTTAATTCCGTTACGGTTGGCGCATTGCCAGACATGGTGAAGTTCACCCCCGATGGCACCAAATTATTGGTAGCTAACGAAGGTGAACCTAGTAGCGATTACACTATTGACCCCGAAGGCAGCATTTCCATCATTGACCTGAGTGGTGGTGCTGGATCAGCTACCGTCATGACGGCTGATTTCACCGCATTCAACGGTACGGAAGCCGCTATTGAGGCGGATGGCGGTCGTATCTTCGGCCCCGGTGCTACCGTAGCGCAGGATTTGGAGCCTGAGTACATCACGATTACTGACGACGGAGTGACTGCTTTTGTTACCTGTCAGGAAAACAACCTGATTGCCGTAGTGGACATTGCTAGTGCCACTGTAACGAGCCTGTTCGGTCTGGGACTGAAAGCTTATTGCGAACCCGGCAATGACCTTGACGCCAGCAACCGTGACGATGGTATCAATATCAAAAACTGGCCAGCCGTGGGCATGTACCAACCTGATGGTATTGAATGTTACACTGCTAATGGCCAAATGTACATCGTATCTGCCAACGAAGGAGATGCGCGTGATTACGACGGTTTCTCTGAGGAGGCTCGTGGTGATGATCTGGACTTGGATCCAGCGGCCTACCCTGATGCTGGCGATTTGCAGCTTGACGAAAACTTAGGGCGTCTCACCGTCACGACTACCGAAGGTGATCTTGATGGAGATGGTGATTATGACCAAATCACTTCTTTCGGAGCGCGTTCTTTCTCGATCTGGAATGCAACTACTGGTGATCTTGTCTTCGATTCAGGCAGCGACCTGGGCAATATTTCAGCCCTGATTACGCCTACCTTCTTCAACGCCAATGATGGCGACGAGGCAGCGTTTGACGAACGTTCTGACGATAAGGGGATTGAGCCCGAAGGCATTGCCATCAAAGAGATTGGTGGTTCTGTTTATGCTTTCGTAATCTTTGAACGTGCGGCTGGTGGGTTTGCAGTTTACAACATCACGGACCCTGTTGCGCCTTACTTTGTAACTTACGTTCCTGGCGCGGATGTAGGAGACATCGCTCCAGAATCTATCGTTGTGGTTGATCCTAACAACAATCCTACAGATGGTTTCCTCGTATTACTTGCCAGTGAAGAATCTGGCACATTATCTACATTCTCCGTTACTGATAACAAAGAAACAGGCATTATCCCGGTAACCATCCTTACTAATGGAGGGTCTGGTGTCTACACGGCTTATAGTGCTTCCATTACTGGTGGAACTGCTGCTAGCGAAGTGAATCTTTACGACGGTGATACTGCAAATCCTATTCTAGACGCTACGCAAGTAACAGAGCCAGGAACAGTAATTCTTGAAACCCAAGTAACCGATGAAAATGGTTGTGTTACTACGGTAATGGAAACGATTTTCGTGGTTCCTGCCTTGGCGCGGGATATTGCTATTTCTGATCCTTGTTCTTGCTTGGACAATGCTACTGTTCTTGACTTTGACAACAACACGGGGGGCGACGATGGCCAGTTTGCGGAGCAAGTAGCCATTACTGGTATTGACGGCACCGCACTTCCTGCTGGTCTAGATTTCCGGGTGGTAAGTATTACTGGTGGAACGGATGCCAATAATGTGCCGATGGTAGGCACCCAAAGTGATGGCACCCCATTCGCTGGAGAAGAGCCATTGACTTATGATCCGACTACCGGTTACTACACCATTGATTTTGTATTTGTCGAAAACCAAGGCTACACAATTACTATAGAGCAATTTGTTGTGGGTAACGCAACAGGAGGAACCTTCACAATCAGTAACAACTGTGCTTATCCTAATCCTGTTTTTGATCCAATTCTCGATGCTATCTATTGCAACTTCGAAGAAGCAACGACACTAGGGGCGAGTGATCTCGAAAATTTAGGAGCTGACGCGATTAGTTTCACCATTAATGGCCAAGCTGCTACCGAATTTGACCCAGTTGCTTTAGGAGCAGGCATGCATACCATTGTCTTGACTTACGATGGAGCTGCTGATACCAATGGTGGCATCTCTCCTGATGGCGGAACAACTGCTGCATTCCCTGGTTGTACTCAGACGGCTCAAGTAGTAGTAGAAGTAGGAAGCTTGGATGTAGGTTGTGTTGCCGATCTTAATGTAACGCTCGGCGAAGCTTGTTCTACTGTGATTACCCCTCAAATGGTATTAACGGGCTCTTTTGCTTGTGCTGACGAAATCATCGTTACCGTTGATGGTGGTAACACTGCCGTGATTTCTGGCTGTGGTGCACATACTTACTCGGTAGACGTCTTTGTTGCTGGCGAAATTGTATACACCTGCTGGGGCAACCTCTTCGCCGAAGACAAGACCAACCCAGTAGTTACTTGCCCAGCGAACAAAAGTACTGTAACGCAGGACTATGCTGCTCACCAAGCAAGTGGTAACCTCAATGCTGCTGATGCAACCTTGAACTTCAACAACTACAGCTGTTTGAACCAGGGCTTCCTGGCTGACGGTGTGCACAACTATGACGTAGTAACTTTCACTACGCCAGACTTTGCTATTCCTGTTGACGTATACACGATCTTGATGGAAACTGCATGGGGTGATGGAAGCATGTTCCTGTTCCAGGGCGGTTTCGATCCTACAGCACCCTGTGAGAACCTCATCGGTTCTTCTGACGATGCTTTCGTACCTGGAGGTAACCCATTCGATCCAGCACTACGTTTGAGCCTGCCTTTGTTGCCTAACACAACCTATACCCTGGTATTGACCAACTGGTTGACGACGCAGTTTGGTAACTGGACGGTAAGCATCTATTCTGATAACAACACGGGTGTTTCTGGTCCAGAATTTACCCCTGTAAATATTACCGATACCCGTGATTTGGTATGTGACGATATCAACTTCATCCGCTTCCAGACGCCTCAGTCATGGATTGCAAGTGCAGATGGTACCTTGAACTTCACAGCTACACGTAACACCTTCTTTGGAGGTAGCACTGCTGCTTTGAATGCTTTCATTGCAAAAGTAAACCTGACTGGTTTCCCTGTAGTTAGCGACAACTGTGGTCCGGTGAAAGTAACCCTTTCTGATGCAGTAAGCTCTGCAGGTGATTGTGGTGATGTAACGCTGACGCGTACCTTCACGGTCTCAGACCGTTACGACGGTGCCTGTGTTGGTGCTCCTCGCGTAGTAGCATGTACACAGACGATTACCTTCCGTAAGCCAACGATTGGCGACTTGGTATTCCCACCATTTGTAGCTCCTCTGGAGTGTGACGAGAATTTCGCAGTTGATGCGAATGGCAACCCTCACCCATCTGCATCTGGCTACCCATGGTTGCGTACGGCATTTGGTTTCTACGATCTTGATCAGATTTACTGTAACATCGGCGCATCTTACTCTGATGAGCCACGTATCACTGTTTGTGAAGGTACTTACAAGCTCCGTCGTGAGTGGAACATCATTGACTGGTGTAACCCAGGCGGTTCTGGTACCCTTCAGCAGTTGATCAAAGTATTTGATGCTACTGGCCCAGTTATTTCTGGTATTCCTAACGTAATCAACGTATCTACGTCACCATTCAGCTGTTTGGCGAACGTAGCGATTCCATGTCCTACCCTTACTGACGGCAACGGATGTTCAAGCGTAGCTGGTACGACTTACACCGTACTTGCTTTCGGCGAATCATTCTTCGCTGGTGGTGACTTGTGTGACGGTGATGTAGTATCAGCACCAATTGGTGAGCACACCCTGATCATCTGTGCCGAAGATGCTTGTGGTAACGAAACTTGTGAAGAATACACAGTAGTGGTTACCGACGACATCGAGCCAACAGCTTCTTGTAACGACGACATCAACGTATCCATCGGTGGTGGTGATGTAGCCAACGGTATCGAAGGTATCGCGCGCCTCTTCGCTGCGGACGTGGACGAAGGTTCTAACGACAACTGTGGTGAAGTAACCTTGGAAGTACGTCGTAACTACTGGCGCAACAACACTTGTGATGCAAGTGCCAGCCGCTGGAGCCCATGGGGCGACTTTGTAGACTTCTACTGCTGTGATATCGACAACGAAATCACGATTGAACTACGGGTAACCGACGAAGCTGGCAACACCAACATTTGCTGGCAAGTTGTTACTCCAGAAGATAAATTGAACCCATTCTGCTACGCACCAGCACCAGTCACCTTGACTTGTTCTGATCTGCCACTGGCCTTCCCTGGTGATATTGCTACGGCTTACGACGAAGACTTTGCTGCTACTTCTACCATGATGAGCGCGATCTTCGGCGGTGCTACCGGTACAGACAACTGTGCGGTGGATACCATCGTAGAGCGTACGCCAAACTTGCAGGTTAACGATTGTGGTTGGGGAACCATCACGCGTCGTTTCGAAGCTTGGCAATTGCGCCCAGAGGGCGATGCTAACGGCAACGGAGCCATCGACATCAACGAAGTATTCCGTTCGACGAACAGCTGTAGCCAGCTGATCACGATCACGGAAGTACACGACTTCACGATCGACTTCCCAGAAGATGCTGACGCTGATTGTGGCGATCCTGATGTACCAACAATCATTACTACTGCAGTAGGTTGTGATGTACTGAGTGTGAACATTGGTGAGCCAGTGATCTTCTCTGCTACGGGTGATGAGTGCTACAAGTTCTCCATCACTTACGATGTAATCAACTGGTGTGTTTGGGATGGTGAGTACGAAGGACTTGTTCTTCCTCGCATGACCGAAGACGACGGTGAGGCACTGCCTGTAGACCGTGCGGTAGAAGGCAACGAGCGCCCAGTAGTACGGGTAGTGAGTGGCTTCGGCCCAGTAGACAACAACTGTGATAACGAAGTTGATCCTCAACCCGGTATCCAGTACAGCGTAGTGATCGATCGCCGCCACAATGACCGTGACGGAGATTCTGACATCGCTGATGTGATCTATGACAACATCCCAGGCAACACTCCTGGTTGTATTCCTGCTGACCAGTTTGGTCGTCGCAACTACGGTCGCTACATCTACACGCAATTCGTGAAAGTGTACGACTCTACCGCACCAGTGGTAGCAGTGGGAGAGTACGGTGGCCCAACGGCTAACTGTCCTAACCTGCTTCCTGGTCAGTTTGGTGATGACGACGGCAACTGTGAAGAAGCAGTAAGCATTCCGTTCAGTGTATCTGACGAGTGTGAATTGTTTGACGGAGCAGGTAACCTGGTGGTAAGCATCGTATCTGCTGAGCTTGATGCTTTCGCAGTAGACGCTAACGGCGACGGCGACATCAAGTCGAACGAATTCGTAGCAGACTTGAACGTATTGGGTAACATCACCGACAACGGTGACGGTACTTACGTATTCGCAGGTACTTTCCCAATCATTACTTCTGCAATGGGAGATAACATCTACCACGCAGTACGCGTATTGTTTGAGGACGGTTGTGGTAACCAGACCAGCGAGACCATCGTGTTCGATGTGATCGACTGCAAAGGACCAGCACCAGTATGTATCAACGGCTTGACCGTAACCTTGATGCCACAAGAAGAAGGTGGTTGTGCAATGGCAATCTGGGCTTCTGACTTCGAAGGTTCACCAATCAGTGACTGTACTGGTCAGGGACCAGAACTGTTCGGTGGTCTACCTCGCGTGACGAAGTACGCTATCTACCGTGCAGCAGATGTAGAAGCTGATCCTAACTTCGTACCAAGCCCAGATGATACTGGATTGGTATTGACGCAGGATGACGAAGCTACGACAGTAGTATACGTATACGCTTTCGACGAAGATGGTAACTACGATTACTGTGAGACCTATGTACTGGTACAGCAGCACGTTGACTGTGGCGTTGGTGGCACTGGAACTATCCAGGGTGTTATCGCTACAGAAAACAACGAAACGGTAGAAGCTGTGGAAGTAAGTGTTAACGGAAACGTTGCCACAATGACGACCAACGCTGATGGAACGTTCAGCTTTGTATTGCCTGCAGGAGGTGACTACTCTGTAGCTCCTTACCTGAATGCAAACTTCTTGAACGGCGTATCTACGTTTGACCTTGTACTGATGAGCAAGCACATCTTGGGCGTACAGCCTTTGAACAGCCCTTACAAGTACATCGCAGCTGACGTTAACAACTCAGAGACGATCACTACCCTGGATATGATCCAGTTGCGTAAGTTGATCTTGAACATTGATACGGAATTCGCGAACAACACGAGCTGGCGCTTTGTGAATGCAGACTTTGTATTCCCAGTAGCAAACAACCCATGGTTCACTGAATTCCCAGAAGTAGCTAACGTTAACAACTTACCTGAAGCAGTATTGACTGCCGACTTCGTAGGTGTTAAGATTGGTGACGTAAACGGTTCTGCACAAGCCAATGCTTTGGCTGGTGACGATCGTACGTTGAACGGTCAGTTCAACTTCGAAGTAGAGAACGTAAGCGTGAAAGCTGGTAACGTATACACGGTAGCATTCCGTGGTGCTGATATGGCATCAGTAGAAGGCTTCCAGGGTACCTTGAACTTGAACGGAGCAGAGTTGGTAGACATCGAGTACGGTGTAGCTACAGCTGAGAACTTCGGTATGCGTT is a window from the Lewinella sp. LCG006 genome containing:
- a CDS encoding choice-of-anchor I family protein, producing MRVDVPSTAILGFFLALLLSLTVTATVQSQTVIASQDFDSPLNMNSQMIDPDGSTFMSAGDMFNVSDQTGAGNPTGLPFALADDSVDASCRGGAPFPSDNQGFITCSYPDGNFFGVVDLDNPDNTTGMGTVDWAFQIDNLTDLVVSIDMAAMGDFEASGDIFNFSYSFDNINFTPLFTSSVNEAASQTYTLEDGDMFTLDDPLIMSGTLLNENFQTLAAALTGTGAVLYLHFEATNDGGSEAFAFDNIVITSGAVLCPTVAQVFLNEFHYDNDGGDAGEFVEVAVANSFSGNLSDVVLTLYNGSNGSSYGTHDLSTFTAGTDDGTFTYYSKEISGIQNGAPDGLALSCNGLAFQFLSYESNPFMAVGGDADGQTSTDIGTSEPSTAPLGSSIQLINGVWTYTLGFNTQGEPNAAMAVECPGAGEAFINEFHYDNAGTDVNEFVEIAIANTYDGAVDAITLTLYNASNGAAYDSYTLADTDFIEGDDDGTFTYYSIVLPSNGIQNGAPDGLALSCDGDLIEFLSYEGVFTAIDGPAVDIESTDVGVAESGDTPEEGSLQLINGVWVATCQNTIGAANENIPCCDITFDEFIIVDESCVGEGDGSITVMASCLTCDGILYSFDGGETFSTENTASGLAEDCYTVMIQAVGVDDCEVSRVLIVENDNPTVIPQIEELSFVREAMLELAGAEIVAYIPDNNTAAVTSGDGLQLVDLSDPSAPGLIMTIAPTSLGFSNDEVSSTAYSNGIIAAAVPNDNTQMPGDILFFDVDGNFLNSVTVGALPDMVKFTPDGTKLLVANEGEPSSDYTIDPEGSISIIDLSGGAGSATVMTADFTAFNGTEAAIEADGGRIFGPGATVAQDLEPEYITITDDGVTAFVTCQENNLIAVVDIASATVTSLFGLGLKAYCEPGNDLDASNRDDGINIKNWPAVGMYQPDGIECYTANGQMYIVSANEGDARDYDGFSEEARGDDLDLDPAAYPDAGDLQLDENLGRLTVTTTEGDLDGDGDYDQITSFGARSFSIWNATTGDLVFDSGSDLGNISALITPTFFNANDGDEAAFDERSDDKGIEPEGIAIKEIGGSVYAFVIFERAAGGFAVYNITDPVAPYFVTYVPGADVGDIAPESIVVVDPNNNPTDGFLVLLASEESGTLSTFSVTDNKETGIIPVTILTNGGSGVYTAYSASITGGTAASEVNLYDGDTANPILDATQVTEPGTVILETQVTDENGCVTTVMETIFVVPALARDIAISDPCSCLDNATVLDFDNNTGGDDGQFAEQVAITGIDGTALPAGLDFRVVSITGGTDANNVPMVGTQSDGTPFAGEEPLTYDPTTGYYTIDFVFVENQGYTITIEQFVVGNATGGTFTISNNCAYPNPVFDPILDAIYCNFEEATTLGASDLENLGADAISFTINGQAATEFDPVALGAGMHTIVLTYDGAADTNGGISPDGGTTAAFPGCTQTAQVVVEVGSLDVGCVADLNVTLGEACSTVITPQMVLTGSFACADEIIVTVDGGNTAVISGCGAHTYSVDVFVAGEIVYTCWGNLFAEDKTNPVVTCPANKSTVTQDYAAHQASGNLNAADATLNFNNYSCLNQGFLADGVHNYDVVTFTTPDFAIPVDVYTILMETAWGDGSMFLFQGGFDPTAPCENLIGSSDDAFVPGGNPFDPALRLSLPLLPNTTYTLVLTNWLTTQFGNWTVSIYSDNNTGVSGPEFTPVNITDTRDLVCDDINFIRFQTPQSWIASADGTLNFTATRNTFFGGSTAALNAFIAKVNLTGFPVVSDNCGPVKVTLSDAVSSAGDCGDVTLTRTFTVSDRYDGACVGAPRVVACTQTITFRKPTIGDLVFPPFVAPLECDENFAVDANGNPHPSASGYPWLRTAFGFYDLDQIYCNIGASYSDEPRITVCEGTYKLRREWNIIDWCNPGGSGTLQQLIKVFDATGPVISGIPNVINVSTSPFSCLANVAIPCPTLTDGNGCSSVAGTTYTVLAFGESFFAGGDLCDGDVVSAPIGEHTLIICAEDACGNETCEEYTVVVTDDIEPTASCNDDINVSIGGGDVANGIEGIARLFAADVDEGSNDNCGEVTLEVRRNYWRNNTCDASASRWSPWGDFVDFYCCDIDNEITIELRVTDEAGNTNICWQVVTPEDKLNPFCYAPAPVTLTCSDLPLAFPGDIATAYDEDFAATSTMMSAIFGGATGTDNCAVDTIVERTPNLQVNDCGWGTITRRFEAWQLRPEGDANGNGAIDINEVFRSTNSCSQLITITEVHDFTIDFPEDADADCGDPDVPTIITTAVGCDVLSVNIGEPVIFSATGDECYKFSITYDVINWCVWDGEYEGLVLPRMTEDDGEALPVDRAVEGNERPVVRVVSGFGPVDNNCDNEVDPQPGIQYSVVIDRRHNDRDGDSDIADVIYDNIPGNTPGCIPADQFGRRNYGRYIYTQFVKVYDSTAPVVAVGEYGGPTANCPNLLPGQFGDDDGNCEEAVSIPFSVSDECELFDGAGNLVVSIVSAELDAFAVDANGDGDIKSNEFVADLNVLGNITDNGDGTYVFAGTFPIITSAMGDNIYHAVRVLFEDGCGNQTSETIVFDVIDCKGPAPVCINGLTVTLMPQEEGGCAMAIWASDFEGSPISDCTGQGPELFGGLPRVTKYAIYRAADVEADPNFVPSPDDTGLVLTQDDEATTVVYVYAFDEDGNYDYCETYVLVQQHVDCGVGGTGTIQGVIATENNETVEAVEVSVNGNVATMTTNADGTFSFVLPAGGDYSVAPYLNANFLNGVSTFDLVLMSKHILGVQPLNSPYKYIAADVNNSETITTLDMIQLRKLILNIDTEFANNTSWRFVNADFVFPVANNPWFTEFPEVANVNNLPEAVLTADFVGVKIGDVNGSAQANALAGDDRTLNGQFNFEVENVSVKAGNVYTVAFRGADMASVEGFQGTLNLNGAELVDIEYGVATAENFGMRYAAEGQITASWNGKATSEDVLFSLVIRPTVDAELSDVINVSSRYTAAEAYGNGNTMNVGVNFSNGAVAVAGFEVYQNTPNPFAATTLIGFNLPADAEATVTISDASGRVLTVVRGDYAAGYNTINLTKEMIQGATGVLTYTVTAGEFTATKKMIAVK